GGGCAATCCCCCCGTGGTTGCCCTGTCATGCTAGCAGCAAGCAATTCATCATCTGAGTTCCACGTAACATCAGTTACCAATAGGTATCAACTATAGCATCGCAAGAGATAGATAGGACAAATCAAAACCAAAAAGATGAGTGGCGGCGCGAAGCGCCGCCACTCATCTTTTTGGTTTTATGTCCTAAGCTAAACTTACATTGCTACAGTAATTAACGTGAGTTCGACGAACTAAAAGATGGCAGGAGGAAGAGCAGGTAAGCCTTTGAAGAGAAGATCTAAAGCAGGTTTAGTCTCTCGATATGTATAAGCAACCAACCCAGCTAAAAGGTTGACAAGAAAATTAAAAAAACTGCGATGTCTTGAATGCTCAATCTGAGAAATGTTTTTGAGTTGGTCATTGACGGACTCAATAATTGCGCGCTTACGCAGCAAAATCTTATCAATCAACTTGACCAAACAGTTTTTCATATTTTTCTTGCGCTTAGTAATCAGTTGTAAACCTTGTTCATAGAGCTTCTCAAACAACTTTTGGGAGATATAACCACGGTCACCAAACAATTGACCAAAGAGGTCTTGAGCCATCTCAGGCACAGGTTGTCGGTCATCAATATTGGCTGGTGTGAGCTTGAAGGCAAGCAATTCCCCTTTGTCATTGATAATCAAATGTAGCTTGAAGCCAAAGTGCCATCCCACTGAGTTTTTGCCCCAATTGACCATACCTTTGAATACTTTATGGGCATGGGCACGGCATGGTACACAGACATTGATCGGTGTGGAGTCGATGAATGATATTCCTGTCACTTCGCCTTTGCGGGTATGCAGAAAGCAACATAACAACATCATTGTCCAAGGCATTAGCTCGACAAAGCGGGTGTAGCTTACCAAGTGGGGAAATGCTTTCCGCCAAAACGGTATTACAGTTAGGGTATAGAAGTCTTTGAAGGTCTTGTATCCTGACCCATGAAAGGCGATCGCGATGGTCATCACTTCACTCAACCTCATTCTTGAGCGACTTTTCCTTTCTCCCTGCATTGATGGCAACATTGGTTGCTCTTGCCAGTGTTTTTCAAAGCTTTGGCAAAAATCATCCACTTCACAGAAGATTCGCGTGATATCCAAGTGCGATACGATACTGTTCATATTGCTGAGGCTTTTAGTTTGTCAAACCTAGTCTCAGCTTTTCTTTTGCTTTTGTCTACTCCATCGAACTCACGTTAATTAATTACATTTTATGCAAAAACCTGAAATTCCAGCCAATGAAAGCGATCGCTTAGTTGCCCTCGATCGCTACAAAATTCTCGATACATTACCAGAGCAAGTCTATGACGACTTGACGCAACTTGCTGCGGATATCTGCGGAACGCCGATCGCCCTCATCTCCTTAGTTGACAAAGATCGCCAGTGGTTTAAATCTCGTGTTGGGCTAGATGCCACGGAAACCCCTCGCGATATTTCCTTTTGTGGTCATGCCGTTGCCGCCCATGCGACCTTAAATGTCCCTGATGCCAGTCAAGATCCCCGCTTTGCCGACAATCCATTAGTGGCAAAAGATCCCAACATTCGCTTTTATGCGGGAGTTCCTTTAATTACCCATGATAATTATGCGCTGGGGACTCTCTGTGCGATCGATTCCCAACCTCACAACCTCACCGAAGCCCAAATCAGACAGTTAGAAGCCCTTAGCCGTCTGGTGATTAATCAACTGGAGTTAAGACTTAATAGTAACTTCACCGAATCACAATTGGATGAAGTCCTATCCCTTAAGCAGG
This genomic stretch from Pseudanabaena galeata CCNP1313 harbors:
- a CDS encoding IS982 family transposase; translation: MDITRIFCEVDDFCQSFEKHWQEQPMLPSMQGERKSRSRMRLSEVMTIAIAFHGSGYKTFKDFYTLTVIPFWRKAFPHLVSYTRFVELMPWTMMLLCCFLHTRKGEVTGISFIDSTPINVCVPCRAHAHKVFKGMVNWGKNSVGWHFGFKLHLIINDKGELLAFKLTPANIDDRQPVPEMAQDLFGQLFGDRGYISQKLFEKLYEQGLQLITKRKKNMKNCLVKLIDKILLRKRAIIESVNDQLKNISQIEHSRHRSFFNFLVNLLAGLVAYTYRETKPALDLLFKGLPALPPAIF